The genomic window CCTGTTCCCTACGCTCGGAAGTACCTGGCGCAGGTCTTCGGTATCGATGTCGCCCTGCTCGACCAGGCCGTCGCCATCAGCAAGGGGCGGCGGGACGGGGCCAACTGCGCCGAGGTCGAGATCGCGCTGTCTGCGCTGTCCCCTGAAGACTCCCGGGTTCGTGGAGATCCACTTTCGCAGGACGCGGTGCGGTCGGCCGAGTTCGCCCGGTTCATCGCGCAGCGCAACGCTGACGAGTTCGTCGTCGAGCAACTGGAGGCGGACGTCGGCCGGCTTGCCCGCACGTACGTCAGCCACCCGTTGATGGAGCAGTACGTCGAGATCAAGCGCTTACGAGACGGGGTGTTCGAGCTGCTGCACGGCCGCCAGCACCCCCGGCAGACCGCCGACCTCTATCTCTCCGCCGCCCGCCTCTGCGGCCTGTCCGCGCACGTCTGCCTCGACCGCGGCGCTTACGACTCCGCCGCCACCCATGCCCGTACCGCTCGCGCCTGCGCCGAGGCGGCCGGACATGAGGGGATGCTGGCCTGGGTGCGGGCCGTGGAGTCGCTGATCGCGTACTGGACCGGGCGCTACGAGCAGGCGGCCCGGCTGGCGCAGGCAGGCCGGCGACACAGGGCGAGCGGCAGCATCGGCGCTCGCCTGGCGGGTCTGGAGGCACGGGCGTTGGCGACAGTCGGCGACTCGGCAGGCGCGCTCGCCGCTCTGTCGGACGCCGAACGCTCCCGTGAGGCGATCTCGGGTCGGGACGAAGTGCCGGGAGTCTTCGACTTCCCGGTCGCCAAGCAGTTCGCGTATGCCGGGACGACCCTCCTGGCCGTGGGCGGGCATGAGCACGTTCAGCGGGCCATCGTCAGCGCGGAGACGGCGATACGCCTCTACCGCAGCGGGGACGGCGACGACCAGTCGGTCGGTGACTTGTTCGCTGCGCACGTCGACCTCGCTCGCGGACACTTGCTCCTGGGCGACCTGGACGGCACCGAGGAGATGCTCGGCTTCGTCCTTGGTTCCTCGCCGGAGCGCATGTCGGCCAGTATCGTGCGCCGACTCACTGCTCTCGGGCGGGAGCTGGGAGGGCCGCAGTACGGTGGAGCCACGCAGGCGGTACACCTGTGTGAACGACTCCAGCACACGGCCGTCCGCGTGTCCCTGCCCGCCGCCAACCCTCCGGAGTTGCCGACGTGACCGACCTGTCCGCCGCCCATGACGACGCCGTCACCGACCGGACTCGCCTGGCGGGCAGCGCGTACAACGGAGACCGGGACCTTGCGGCCCGGCAGTCGCTCTACCGGTGGCAGACGCCCCGGTACGACCTGCCGGGTCTCGTCGCCGAGCAGCTGGGCGACGTCCGTGGCCGGGTGGTCGACATCGGCTGCGGCAATGGCAAGTTCATCCAGCGGCTCCGCCAGGACCGTCCGGACCTGTATCTGCTCGGCCTCGACATCGCCCCCGGCATCCTGGCCGACGTTCCCGGGCCGGTCGCCGTGGCGGACGCCACGAGGCTGCCGCTGGCCTCGGGGAGTGTCGATGCCGCTTTGGCTCTGCACATGCTCTACCACGTGCCCGACATCTCTCAGGCGGTCAGGGATCTGGCCCGCGTTGTGACCCGCGGCGGACTGGTGGTCGCCTCCACCAACAGCGACCGCGACAAGGCCGAACTCGACGACCTGTGGCAGCGGGCCGCGGGCGACGTCCTCGGCATCGACCGAGGCCCGGCCCGCATCTCGCTCAGCGCACGCTTCTCCCTGGAGAAAGCCCCGGCCTTCCTGGGGGAGGAGTTCGGCCGCGTGGAGACGGTCGAGCTGCCCGGCACCGTCACGGTCCGCGATCCTGAGCCGATCATCGCGCACATGGCCTCCTACCGGGCGTGGGCAGACCAGCAGGACGTGCCGTTTGACGCCACGATCGCGCGGGCCCGCAGGATCCTGGTCGATCACATCACCCAGCACGGGGCCTTCGAGGTCACCTGCCTGGGCGGCATCCTCGTCTGTCGCCGCTGACGGGCTCCGCTGTCGGTGACACCGTGACCCCTGCGCCCCCGTAGGCCGATCGCTCATGGTGGCCCATGGCCTGCGGCACTTCTGCGCCTCCGCGCTCATCGCCGGCGGAGCGAGCGTCAAGCAGGTCCAACTCGTCCTCAGCCATGCTTCCGCAGTCATCACGTTGCGGATCCACGCACGCCTGTGGCCGGGCGCCACAACACCGCACCCGGACCCCCGTCGCGGGCGCCGTGGGCGGCGGCCGTGTGGGGGACCGGGTGCGGGAGGGCTGGGGGCAGCGAAGAGGCTCAGGCCTTCTTCGTCTCCCAGAAGATCTTGTCGATCTGCGCGATGTAGTCCAGCGCCTTCTGGCCCGTCGCCGGGTCCTTCGACGCCTTCGCGGCCGAGAGGGCCTTCAGCGCGTCGTTGACCAACTGGTGCAGCTCCGGGTACTTCTCGAAGTGCGGGGGCTTGAAGTAGTCGCTCCACAGCACCGACACGTGGTGCTTGGCGAGCTCCGCGCGCTGCTCCTTGATGACCGTGGCGCGGGCCTGGAAGTGCGGGTCGTCGTTGGCGGCCATCTTCTCCTGGACGGCCTTGACCGACTCGGCCTCGATGCGGGCCTGGGCCGGGTCGTAGACGCCGCAGGGCAGGTCGCAGTGGGCGCTGACCTTCACCTTGGGGGCAAACAGGCGGGAGAGCATTGAGCTGTCCTTCCTCGTGATCGTCTTCTCAGGTGGGACATTACTCCGTGAGTGGCCTCTTTTCGCGAGTGCCCCCAGGGGCTTAGGCCAAAAGTCCAGGGCGGCCTTGGGTCCGCCGTCGGAACGTACCGTGGGACCGGGACCGGACCCGGAGCGAGGAAGGGGACCGGACGATGACGGAGCCGGGGCGGGAGCCGGGGGCGCCCTTCGGGATCGCGGAGGTGGCGGGGCCCTCCATGCACCCCACGCTGGCGCACGGGGACCGGCTGCTCGTGCACTACGGGGCCGCGGTCAGGGCCGGGGACGTCGCCGTGCTGCGCCATCCGCTGCAGCAGGACCTGCTCATCGTGAAGCGGCTCGTCGAGCGGCGCGAGGGCGGCTGGTGGGTGCTGGGCGACAATCCGTACGCGGAGGGGGACAGCCGGGTGTTCGGCACGGTCCCCGACGAGCTGCTGCTGGGGCGCGTACGGGCCAGGTACCGGCCGCGGCCGCGCGGCGCGCGTCAGCCGTCCGTGCGCTCCGTCGTGGCCTGGGCGGTCTCGGCGCTGCGGCCTGTGCTCTCCGAGCGCTCGGTCTCCAGGCGCTTGCGGGCCCGGTAGGCCGCGACGTTCGCCCGCGTGGCGCAGCGGTCGGAGCAGTAGCGGCGCGAGCGGTTGGTCGAGGTGTCGAGGTAGGCATTGCGGCAGGGCGCGGCCTGGCAGAGACCGAGCCGGTCGACGCCGAACTCCGTGAGGTGGAAGGCGAGCCCCATCGCGGCGATCGCCGCGTACCCGGCGGTCGCGTTGGACGGATGGTCCGCGAGGTGCATGTGCCAGCGCGGCCGGCCCTCGTCGTCCAGGTGGTCGTGGCCGGAGATCTGCGGGCTGACGGGGAACTCCAGCAGCAGCGAGTTGAGCAGGTCGACGGCGTGGGTCTGGTCGCCGGAGTCGGCGGCGTCGAAGACCGCGCGGAGCCTGGCCCGTACCGAGCGGAAACGGGTCACGTCCGCGTCCGTGGCGCGGCGGGCGGCCTGGGAGGACGGGCCGAAGAGCTCGCGGACCGCCTCGACCGAGGTGAGGCCGTCCTTGTTGCGAGTCGGCTCCTCGGTGTTGACGAGGCGCACGGCGTAGTCCGAGTAATAGGCCAGTTCCACTTGTGGTCCTTACGGATGAGGTCTAGTGTCGGCGATGGACGAGGTAAGTGATGCTCTGACTTCGAGGGTATTACGGAGTGGAGGGAAACCCATGACGGAGACCGCCGCCCGGGCGAACGTGGCCGGAACCGACTGGCAGGCCTGGCAGGAGAGCTGGGACCGCCAGCAGGAGTGGTACATGCCCGACCGCGAGGAGCGCTTCCGCGTGATGCTGGACATGGTCGAGGCAGTCGTCGGCCCCGAACCGAGGGTCCTGGACCTCGCGTGCGGTACGGGAAGTATCACGGACCGGCTCCTCAAGCGGTTCCCGAAGGCCGTCAGCGTCGGCGTGGACCTCGACCCCGCGCTGCTCACCATCGCCGAGGGGTACTTCACCGGGGACGATCGCGTCAGCTTCGTCACCGCCGACCTCACCGACCCCGAATGGACCGCGGCCCTCCCGCACGGCTCGTACGACGCCGTCCTCACCGCCACCGCCCTGCACTGGCTGCGCACCGGGCCGCTCGCCACCCTCTACGGGCAGATCGCCGGACTCGTCGCGGACGGCGGCGTCTTCATGAACGCCGACCACATGAAGGACGACAGCACCCCTCGCATCAACGCCGCCGAACGCGCCCACCGCCACGTCGGGATGGACCGCGCCAAGGCCGCCGGGGCGCTCGACTGGGCCGACTGGTGGGCCCTGGCCGCCAAGGACCCCGTACTCGCGGCGCCCACCGCCCGCCGCTTCGAGATCTACGGCGAGCACGCCGAAGGCGACACCCCGTCCCTCGACTGGCACGCCTCGACCCTGCGCGCCGCCGGCTTCGCCGAGGCCCGCGCCGTGTGGGCGTCGCCGTCCGACTCGCTCGTCCTCGCCGTGAAGTAGCCGAGGCAGCTGAAGCTGTCGAAGCGGCTGAAGTTGCCGAATGCCGGAGGGCGGGGTGCGGGCGCTGTGTGCGCTCGTACCCCGCCCTTTTGGTGTGGCTGGTGTGGCTGGTGTGTGTGGGTCTTCTTGTTGGGGTTCAGAGGACCTTGGAGAGGAAGGTTTTGGTGCGGTCGTGTTGGGGGTTGGTGAGGACGTCGCGGGGGTTGCCGGATTCGACGACGACGCCGCCGTCCATGAAGACGAGGGAGTCGCCGACTTCGCGGGCGAAGCCCATTTCGTGGGTGACGACGATCATGGTCATGCCGTCTTCGGCGAGGCCGCGCATGACGTCGAGGACGTCGCCGACGAGTTCGGGGTCGAGGGCGGAGGTGGGCTCGTCGAAGAGCATGAGTTTGGGTTCCATGGCCAGGGCGCGGGCGATGGCGACGCGTTGTTGTTGTCCGCCGGAGAGTTGGGAGGGGTAGTTGCCGGCTTTGTCGGCGAGGCCGACGCGGTCGAGGAGGCGGGTGGCGCGTTCTCGGGCGACGGATTTGGTTTCGCCTTTGACCTGGACGGGGGCTTCCATGACGTTCTCGATGGCGGTCATGTGGGGGAAGAGGTTGAAGCGTTGGAAGACCATGCCGATGTCGCGGCGTTTGAGGGCGACTTCGCTGTCTTTGAGTTCGTGGAGTTTGTCGCCTTTTTGGCGGTAGCCGACGAGTTCGCCGTCGACGTAGAGGCGGCCTGCGTTGATTTTTTCGAGGTGGTTGATGCAGCGCAGGAAGGTGGATTTGCCGGAGCCTGAGGGGCCGATGAGGCAGAAGACTTCGCGGGGGGCGACTTCGAGGTCGATGCCTTTGAGGACTTCGATGTGGCCGAAGGACTTGTGGACGCCTTCGGCTTTGACCATGGCGGTGGTGGTCATGCGGTGGCTCCCTTGGGGCGGCGCAGGGAGAAGACGCTGGTTTTGATCTTCTGCCAGGGGGTGGGTGGGAGGCTGCGGCTGGAGCCGCGGGCGTAGTAGCGCTCGATGTAGTACTGGCCGACGCTGAGGACGGAGGTGAGGATGAGGTACCAGGCGGCGGCGAGGAAGAGCATTTCGACGGGTGCGCCGGAGGTCTGGCCGATGTCCTGGGCTTGGCGCAGGAGTTCGTAGTACTGGACCACCGAGACGAGGCTGGTGGTTTTGAGCATGTTGATGACTTCGTTGCCGGTGGGGGGCACGATGACGCGCATGGCCTGGGGGATGATGACGCGGCGGAGGGTTTTGCCGTGGCTCATGCCCAGGGCGTGGGAGGCCTCGGTTTGTCCTTCGTCGACGGAGAGGAGGCCGGCGCGGCAGATTTCGGCCATGTAGGCGGCTTCGTTGAGGCCCAGGCCGAGGAGTGCGGTGAGCATGGGGGTCATGAAGTCGGACCACTCGTCGCGGTAGACGGGGCCGAGGTTGATGTATTCGAAGACGAGGCCGAGGTTGAACCAGACGATGAGCTGGACCAGGACCGGGGTGCCGCGGAAGAACCAGATGTAGAACCAGGCGATGGAGGAGGTCACCGGGTTCTTCGACAGGCGCATGACGGCGAGCAGGACGCCGCCGAGGATGCCGATGAGCATCGACAGGACGGTCAGTACGAGGGTGTTGAAGACGCCCTCGAGGATGCGGTTGTCGAAGAAGTAGTCGGGGATGGCTCCCCAGTTGATCTTGCCTTGGGAGAAGGCGAAGACGATCAGCCCGAACAGGGCGATCGCCACGACGGCGGCGACGTACCGGCCGTAGTGCCGGACCGGAACGGCCTTGATGGCCTCCGCCCCGGCCGCAGGCGGCGGCGGTGCGTCTTCGGGGCCCGTCTTTTCGATGTCGACAGTCACGTTGAGCCTTTCAGTGCCCGAGTCGCAGTCCTGACCGAGCCGGTCAGGAGCCGCCGTTGATCTTGGCTTCGGTCACCGCGCCGGCCTGCACGCCCCACTTCGAGATGATCTTCTCGTACTCGCCGTTCTTGATGATCGCGTCGAGAGCGGCCTGGAGGGCGTCGCGCAGCTGGGCGCTGTTCTTGGCGACCGCGATGCCGTACGGGGCGGCCTCGACCTGCTCGCCGACGATCTGGAAGTCCTTGCCGCCGCCCGAGGTCTTCACGGCGTACGCGGCGACCGGGAAGTCGGAGGAACCGGCGTCGGCGCCGCCGGCGCGCAGGCGGGTCTGGGCCTGCTGGTCGTTGTCGAAGGCCTCGATCGTGATCTTGCCCTTCTTGGCCTTCACACACTTGGCGGTCTCGGCCTTGGCGAGGTCCTCGGAGACCGTGCCGCGCTGTACGACGAGCTTCTTGCCGCACAGGTCGGCCCAGGTCCTGATGCCCTTGTCGTCGCCCTTCTTGGTGTAGATCGAGACACCGGCGGTGAAGTAGTCGACGAAGTCGACGCCCTCGCCGACCTTCTTGCCGGTCTCGGAGTCGACACCGTTCTGGCGGTCCTTGGTGTCGGTCATGGCCGACATGGCCATGTCGTAGCGCTTCGAGCGCAGACCCGTGAGCAGGGTGTCGAAGGTGCCGTTCTCGAACACGAACTTCACGCCGAGCTGCTTGCCGAGCGCGTCAGCGATGTCCGGGTCGATGCCGACGACCTTGCCGGAGGCGTCCTTGAACTCGACCGGTGCGTACGCGATGTCCGAACCGACCTTGATCTCGCCCTTGTCGCGGATCGCCTGGGGCAGCTTGGCGGCGAGCGGCGCGGCCGAGGTGGCGTCGCCCTTCTCCTTCTGCTTCGCCCCCTCGGTCTGGTCGCCGCAGCCGGTGAGCATCAGTGCGCCGGCGACCGCGATCGCGCCGACCGCGGTAAGCCGGGAGGTCCGGGTCCTCGCGGTGAACGGGCGGCGGGTGGTGCTTGCGGTCATGTTCGGGTTCCTCCGGCGGGTGTGGGAGCTGCCAGCAGGGTCGGAGCACGCACCATCGGGTGTCGCGACCTTGTGTGGTTTACGGCATCTTGCCATTCGGACTGGCCCATTCAGGGGGCCAGCCATGTCAAAATCACATAACGGGTCACCCCCGAACACCGTGGGGCCGGTACATCAGGACCGGACCTTCTGCGGAGTAACCTTCATCGGGCCGGAAAATCTCCGGTAGATCTCGATATGTGGACCAGTTTCATTTCGCAAACAGGCAGGGGACGCAGTCCTGCGGACTTGTCCCCATATTCGGTCATGAGTCACTTCACTGCGCGGATCACCGCGCGTCACGGCCTGGCCACGGTCTCTTCACCGTGCGTCGATGGCGTGGTAGTGAGCCGCATATCGACTCGTCGGCGGTGCCTTCCGTCCGGTAAGAAGGATCCTTACACCCCTCATCCGGGGCTCAGGGCGCGTTGTGCGGCGCGCCCGCGCGTACGTACCACCCCTGACCGGCGGGCCAACCGGCCGGTGCAGGGCACGGACGCGGTGCCCGCCCACCCCTCCTCAACCAGGAGTGGACACCCTCAACTGATGAAGACTTAAGGGGTCAAATCACCATGGCAGCAGAGATCGTCAATCCCCACAGCGGGAGCGGCACGGAGGTGGAGAGCGTCGCCGGAGACTCCGGCGAACCCTTCGATCCGGCCTTCGCCCTGCACCGTGGCGGCAAGATGGCCGTTCAGGCCACGGTGCCGGTGCGGAACAAGGACGACCTGTCCCTCGCGTACACACCCGGCGTCGCCAAGGTGTGCACCGCGATCGCCGAGCAGCCTGAGCTCGTCCATGACTACACCTGGAAATCGCAGGTCGTGGCCGTCGTCACGGACGGTACGGCCGTCCTCGGCCTCGGCGACATCGGCCCGGAGGCCTCGCTCCCCGTGATGGAGGGCAAGGCGATCCTTTTCAAGCAGTTCGGCGGCGTCGACGCGGTGCCGATCGCGCTCGCCACCACGGACGCCGACGAGATCGTCGAGACCGTCGTCCGGCTCGCTCCCTCTTTCGGCGGAGTGAACCTGGAGGACATCTCGGCGCCGCGGTGCTTCGAGATCGAGCGCAAGCTCCAGGAGCGGCTCGACATCCCCGTCTTCCACGACGACCAGCACGGCACGGCGGTCGTGACGCTGGCGGCGCTGCGGAACGCGGCGAAGCTGACCGGGCGCGGCCTGGGCGACCTGCGCGCCGTCATCTCCGGCGCCGGTGCGGCGGGTGTCGCCATCGCGAAGTTCCTGCTGGAGGCCGGCATCGGCGATGTCGCGGTCGCCGACCGCAAGGGCATCGTGAGCCGCGACCGCGAGGACCTCACCCCCGTCAAGCGCGAGCTCGCCGAGATCACCAACCGGGCCGGCCTCTCCGGCTCCCTGGAGACCGCGCTGGCCGGCGCGGACGTCTTCATCGGCGTCTCCGGCGGTACGGTACCGGAGCCGGCGGTCGCCTCGATGGCGAAGGGCGCCTTCGTCTTCGCCATGGCCAACCCGAACCCCGAGGTCCACCCGGACGTGGCGCACAAGTACGCCGCGGTCGTGGCGACGGGCCGCAGCGACTACCCGAACCAGATCAACAACGTGCTCGCCTTCCCGGGCATCTTCGCGGGCGCCCTGCAGGTGCGGGCGTCCCGGATCACCGAGGGCATGAAGATCGCGGCGGCGAACGCGCTCGCGGACGTGGTGGGCGAGGAGCTCGCTGCGGACTACGTGATCCCCTCGCCGTTCGACGAGCGGGTCGCTCCCGCGGTCACCGCGGCCGTCGCCGCCGCCGCGCGGGCCGAGGGCGTGGCGCGCCGCTGATGCCGTGTCCGGGGGCTGCCGCCCCCGGGCCCCCACGCCTGCCCCGGGACGGGGGCGACCCGTGCCGGGTCGGCTGCCGTCCGGGCGCTGCTCCGGGGGCGTGTTCCGGGCTTTCGGTCCGGAACACGCCCCCTTCGCGTTCTCTCGCGCGGTGACCGGGACGGCAACCGCCGGCGGTTACCCCGGAGTTGTCTGTACAGGTTTTGGCATACCGTAACCTACGACGCCTTCCCCGGTTCAGGGCCCAACTGCTGGTATGCGCACGCCGAATTCGATTCCGGAGGCGTGAGTGAACCTTGTAGTGAACGGTGACGCCGAGAGCGGGCCCGGGGGGTCCGCGGAGCCCGTCACGTCAGTGACCGGGTGGGACGTACGCGAAGGCGCGCCCGCGCTCATCGCGTACAGCTACGGCGGCGGGTACCCGACCGCCGCCGATCCCGGGCCCGCCGCCCGGGGCAGCCGGTTCTTCTCCGGCGGGAACAGCCCCCGTACCGCCCTCGTGCAGGACATCGCCCTGCCCGCACAGGGCACCACCGGGCACGCCGCCGTCGACGCCGGGCTGGTGCGCTACACGCTCGCCGGCTGGCTCGGCGGGTACGCCGCGCAGG from Streptomyces formicae includes these protein-coding regions:
- a CDS encoding helix-turn-helix domain-containing protein, producing MGDTGIGALLARLRTARGWSQQRVADEYNVLEGRSAKTGKEIGRYEREARIPVPYARKYLAQVFGIDVALLDQAVAISKGRRDGANCAEVEIALSALSPEDSRVRGDPLSQDAVRSAEFARFIAQRNADEFVVEQLEADVGRLARTYVSHPLMEQYVEIKRLRDGVFELLHGRQHPRQTADLYLSAARLCGLSAHVCLDRGAYDSAATHARTARACAEAAGHEGMLAWVRAVESLIAYWTGRYEQAARLAQAGRRHRASGSIGARLAGLEARALATVGDSAGALAALSDAERSREAISGRDEVPGVFDFPVAKQFAYAGTTLLAVGGHEHVQRAIVSAETAIRLYRSGDGDDQSVGDLFAAHVDLARGHLLLGDLDGTEEMLGFVLGSSPERMSASIVRRLTALGRELGGPQYGGATQAVHLCERLQHTAVRVSLPAANPPELPT
- a CDS encoding class I SAM-dependent methyltransferase, coding for MTDLSAAHDDAVTDRTRLAGSAYNGDRDLAARQSLYRWQTPRYDLPGLVAEQLGDVRGRVVDIGCGNGKFIQRLRQDRPDLYLLGLDIAPGILADVPGPVAVADATRLPLASGSVDAALALHMLYHVPDISQAVRDLARVVTRGGLVVASTNSDRDKAELDDLWQRAAGDVLGIDRGPARISLSARFSLEKAPAFLGEEFGRVETVELPGTVTVRDPEPIIAHMASYRAWADQQDVPFDATIARARRILVDHITQHGAFEVTCLGGILVCRR
- the sodN gene encoding superoxide dismutase, Ni; the encoded protein is MLSRLFAPKVKVSAHCDLPCGVYDPAQARIEAESVKAVQEKMAANDDPHFQARATVIKEQRAELAKHHVSVLWSDYFKPPHFEKYPELHQLVNDALKALSAAKASKDPATGQKALDYIAQIDKIFWETKKA
- the sodX gene encoding nickel-type superoxide dismutase maturation protease is translated as MTEPGREPGAPFGIAEVAGPSMHPTLAHGDRLLVHYGAAVRAGDVAVLRHPLQQDLLIVKRLVERREGGWWVLGDNPYAEGDSRVFGTVPDELLLGRVRARYRPRPRGARQPSVRSVVAWAVSALRPVLSERSVSRRLRAR
- a CDS encoding CGNR zinc finger domain-containing protein, which translates into the protein MELAYYSDYAVRLVNTEEPTRNKDGLTSVEAVRELFGPSSQAARRATDADVTRFRSVRARLRAVFDAADSGDQTHAVDLLNSLLLEFPVSPQISGHDHLDDEGRPRWHMHLADHPSNATAGYAAIAAMGLAFHLTEFGVDRLGLCQAAPCRNAYLDTSTNRSRRYCSDRCATRANVAAYRARKRLETERSESTGRSAETAQATTERTDG
- a CDS encoding class I SAM-dependent methyltransferase, whose amino-acid sequence is MTETAARANVAGTDWQAWQESWDRQQEWYMPDREERFRVMLDMVEAVVGPEPRVLDLACGTGSITDRLLKRFPKAVSVGVDLDPALLTIAEGYFTGDDRVSFVTADLTDPEWTAALPHGSYDAVLTATALHWLRTGPLATLYGQIAGLVADGGVFMNADHMKDDSTPRINAAERAHRHVGMDRAKAAGALDWADWWALAAKDPVLAAPTARRFEIYGEHAEGDTPSLDWHASTLRAAGFAEARAVWASPSDSLVLAVK
- a CDS encoding amino acid ABC transporter ATP-binding protein; translation: MTTTAMVKAEGVHKSFGHIEVLKGIDLEVAPREVFCLIGPSGSGKSTFLRCINHLEKINAGRLYVDGELVGYRQKGDKLHELKDSEVALKRRDIGMVFQRFNLFPHMTAIENVMEAPVQVKGETKSVARERATRLLDRVGLADKAGNYPSQLSGGQQQRVAIARALAMEPKLMLFDEPTSALDPELVGDVLDVMRGLAEDGMTMIVVTHEMGFAREVGDSLVFMDGGVVVESGNPRDVLTNPQHDRTKTFLSKVL
- a CDS encoding amino acid ABC transporter permease; translation: MTVDIEKTGPEDAPPPPAAGAEAIKAVPVRHYGRYVAAVVAIALFGLIVFAFSQGKINWGAIPDYFFDNRILEGVFNTLVLTVLSMLIGILGGVLLAVMRLSKNPVTSSIAWFYIWFFRGTPVLVQLIVWFNLGLVFEYINLGPVYRDEWSDFMTPMLTALLGLGLNEAAYMAEICRAGLLSVDEGQTEASHALGMSHGKTLRRVIIPQAMRVIVPPTGNEVINMLKTTSLVSVVQYYELLRQAQDIGQTSGAPVEMLFLAAAWYLILTSVLSVGQYYIERYYARGSSRSLPPTPWQKIKTSVFSLRRPKGATA
- a CDS encoding ABC transporter substrate-binding protein: MTASTTRRPFTARTRTSRLTAVGAIAVAGALMLTGCGDQTEGAKQKEKGDATSAAPLAAKLPQAIRDKGEIKVGSDIAYAPVEFKDASGKVVGIDPDIADALGKQLGVKFVFENGTFDTLLTGLRSKRYDMAMSAMTDTKDRQNGVDSETGKKVGEGVDFVDYFTAGVSIYTKKGDDKGIRTWADLCGKKLVVQRGTVSEDLAKAETAKCVKAKKGKITIEAFDNDQQAQTRLRAGGADAGSSDFPVAAYAVKTSGGGKDFQIVGEQVEAAPYGIAVAKNSAQLRDALQAALDAIIKNGEYEKIISKWGVQAGAVTEAKINGGS
- a CDS encoding NAD(P)-dependent malic enzyme is translated as MAAEIVNPHSGSGTEVESVAGDSGEPFDPAFALHRGGKMAVQATVPVRNKDDLSLAYTPGVAKVCTAIAEQPELVHDYTWKSQVVAVVTDGTAVLGLGDIGPEASLPVMEGKAILFKQFGGVDAVPIALATTDADEIVETVVRLAPSFGGVNLEDISAPRCFEIERKLQERLDIPVFHDDQHGTAVVTLAALRNAAKLTGRGLGDLRAVISGAGAAGVAIAKFLLEAGIGDVAVADRKGIVSRDREDLTPVKRELAEITNRAGLSGSLETALAGADVFIGVSGGTVPEPAVASMAKGAFVFAMANPNPEVHPDVAHKYAAVVATGRSDYPNQINNVLAFPGIFAGALQVRASRITEGMKIAAANALADVVGEELAADYVIPSPFDERVAPAVTAAVAAAARAEGVARR
- a CDS encoding phosphoesterase; translation: MNLVVNGDAESGPGGSAEPVTSVTGWDVREGAPALIAYSYGGGYPTAADPGPAARGSRFFSGGNSPRTALVQDIALPAQGTTGHAAVDAGLVRYTLAGWLGGYAAQEDGARLSVEFRDGKGTPVALSVLGPVTAAERQSRTALVERTASAAVPPGARTARVLLVLTRSGGGTSNDGYADAVSLTLTATGVRK